In a single window of the Agrobacterium fabrum str. C58 genome:
- the flhA gene encoding flagellar biosynthesis protein FlhA: MAQPPVISLPKVSPSMRDIGFALGIISILCVLFLPIPVMLVDIGLAFSIALSVLILMVALWIQRPLDFSSFPTVLLIATMIRLSLNIATTRVILSHGNEGPTAAGGVIAGFSSLVMSGDFVIGLIVFLILITVNFIVITKGATRIAEVGARFTLDAIPGKQMSIDADLSAGIIDEKEAQRRRRELEEESSFFGSMDGASKFVRGDAIAGLIITAINVFGGIIIGYFRHGMPIGEAADVFVKLSVGDGIVSQIPALIVSLAAGLLVSRGGTAGSTDQAVINQLSGYPRALMVSAMLMGLLAVIPGLPFVPFIFLGGIMAFGSWYIPRQAEAESALRRQEEENKVLQTTEAEKDSVKQVLKTAEIELALGKQVSTRLLGAHQELAFRVGKMRKKFATQYGFVVPEIKVSDDIMIPEKAYQIRVHGTTIASSNLRVGDVLVVTGAGRKPSIPGDEIREPAFGMPAVSILETFTEDLKREGFHPIDNVSVVLTHLSEVIRNNLPQLLSYKDVKILIDRLDPEYKKLADEICSSHMSYSGLQAVLKLLLAERVSIRNLHLILEAVAELAPHVRKTEQIVEHVRVRMSQQLCGDLADNGVLRVLRLGNKWDMVFHQALKRDQKGEIVEFDIDPRHLEEFSEQASKVIREFMDRGLPFVLVTSPETRSYVRMIIERLFATLPVLSHVELAKGLEIKILGAIS; encoded by the coding sequence ATGGCGCAGCCACCAGTCATCTCCTTGCCCAAGGTCAGTCCGAGCATGCGGGATATCGGTTTCGCATTGGGCATCATTTCGATCCTTTGCGTTCTGTTTCTGCCTATTCCGGTCATGCTGGTGGACATCGGTCTGGCGTTCTCGATTGCGCTTTCGGTCCTCATCCTCATGGTGGCGCTCTGGATCCAGCGCCCGCTGGACTTCTCGTCATTCCCGACCGTGCTGCTGATTGCCACAATGATCCGTCTGTCGCTGAACATTGCGACGACGCGTGTCATCCTTTCGCATGGTAACGAGGGGCCGACGGCGGCAGGTGGCGTGATCGCGGGTTTCTCCAGCCTCGTCATGTCCGGTGACTTCGTCATCGGTCTCATCGTCTTCCTGATCCTGATCACGGTCAACTTCATCGTCATCACCAAGGGTGCGACGCGTATCGCCGAAGTCGGCGCGCGCTTCACCCTAGACGCCATCCCCGGCAAGCAGATGTCGATCGATGCGGATCTGTCCGCCGGCATCATCGATGAAAAGGAAGCGCAGCGTCGCCGCCGGGAACTGGAAGAAGAAAGCTCTTTCTTCGGTTCGATGGACGGTGCCTCGAAATTCGTCCGCGGCGACGCGATCGCCGGCCTCATCATCACCGCGATCAACGTTTTCGGCGGCATCATCATCGGTTATTTCCGCCACGGCATGCCGATCGGCGAAGCGGCCGATGTTTTCGTCAAGCTTTCGGTCGGTGATGGTATCGTCTCGCAGATCCCGGCCCTGATCGTATCGCTGGCGGCCGGCCTTCTGGTGTCGCGCGGTGGCACAGCCGGATCGACGGATCAGGCCGTCATCAATCAGCTGAGCGGTTATCCCCGCGCTTTGATGGTCTCGGCCATGCTGATGGGTCTGCTCGCCGTCATTCCGGGCCTTCCCTTCGTGCCCTTCATTTTCCTCGGCGGCATCATGGCCTTTGGCAGCTGGTATATTCCGCGCCAGGCCGAAGCCGAAAGCGCGCTTCGCCGCCAGGAAGAGGAAAACAAGGTTCTCCAGACCACCGAGGCGGAAAAGGATTCCGTCAAGCAGGTGCTGAAGACCGCCGAGATCGAGCTCGCGCTCGGCAAGCAGGTTTCCACCCGCCTTCTCGGCGCGCATCAGGAACTGGCCTTCCGCGTCGGCAAGATGCGCAAGAAATTCGCCACGCAATATGGCTTTGTGGTGCCGGAGATCAAGGTCTCCGACGACATCATGATCCCGGAAAAGGCCTATCAGATCCGCGTCCACGGCACGACGATCGCGTCCAGCAACCTGCGCGTCGGCGATGTGCTGGTCGTGACGGGGGCAGGGCGCAAGCCGAGCATCCCAGGTGATGAAATCCGCGAACCCGCTTTCGGCATGCCGGCCGTCTCGATCCTCGAGACCTTTACCGAGGATCTGAAGCGCGAAGGCTTCCACCCGATCGATAACGTCTCTGTCGTGCTGACGCATCTGAGCGAGGTTATCCGCAACAATCTGCCGCAGCTTCTGTCCTACAAGGACGTCAAGATCCTCATCGACAGGCTTGATCCCGAATACAAGAAGCTGGCTGACGAGATTTGTTCGTCGCACATGTCCTATTCCGGCCTGCAGGCGGTGCTGAAGTTGCTGCTGGCCGAGCGCGTATCGATCCGCAACCTGCATCTCATTTTGGAAGCGGTGGCAGAACTCGCACCGCATGTGCGCAAGACCGAGCAGATCGTCGAACATGTCCGCGTTCGCATGTCGCAGCAGCTCTGCGGCGACCTTGCCGACAATGGCGTGCTGCGCGTCCTGCGACTCGGCAACAAGTGGGACATGGTCTTCCATCAGGCGCTGAAACGCGACCAGAAGGGCGAAATCGTCGAATTTGACATCGATCCGCGCCATCTCGAGGAGTTTTCCGAGCAGGCATCGAAAGTTATCCGTGAATTCATGGATCGCGGGCTGCCCTTTGTCCTTGTAACCTCGCCGGAAACGCGGTCCTATGTGCGCATGATTATCGAGCGACTCTTTGCGACCCTGCCGGTTCTTTCACATGTGGAACTGGCCAAGGGTCTCGAGATCAAGATTCTGGGCGCCATTTCATGA
- a CDS encoding flagellar hook-associated family protein translates to MKTSFISSLAMQNSMRSTILKAQLEMTNLNTELTTGKHADLGLTLGANTARSLDLNRDIDRISSLVSVNSIATQRLKSSQTALDGMAKAAQEIQKVLVPNTSSEAPTLTTVSQTISNAFNNFTSFANTAVNGEFLFSGINTDVKPVDDYFADGSPLKAAYETELNAFMAAQTPPVGDFASLSKTQVEGFMTHIEGVFKGTTTVTNPPHTSLTAGQNYDFWTTFGSKASNTNMTSRISQNEIVETSSNSNSQGMRYFALTAMTSMTFLDPKVDSGIREMVAMKSVTNIGTAINGLNQQQSQLGLSESRVSKANDSLEAQKKIIETHLLDIEGIDTYEAKTRLDLLQQQIEIAYSLTSRLQKMSLVNYL, encoded by the coding sequence ATGAAAACGTCCTTCATTTCATCGCTGGCAATGCAGAACAGCATGCGCAGCACCATCCTGAAGGCTCAGCTTGAGATGACCAATCTCAATACCGAGCTGACGACGGGCAAGCATGCCGATCTCGGTCTGACGCTGGGCGCCAATACCGCCCGCAGCCTCGATCTCAATCGCGACATCGACCGCATCTCCTCGCTGGTCAGCGTCAATTCGATTGCGACGCAACGCCTCAAGTCCTCGCAGACGGCGCTGGACGGCATGGCGAAAGCCGCGCAGGAAATCCAGAAGGTGCTGGTCCCCAACACCAGCAGTGAAGCACCGACGCTGACGACGGTCTCCCAGACCATCTCGAATGCGTTCAACAACTTCACCAGCTTCGCCAATACGGCGGTCAATGGCGAGTTTCTGTTTTCCGGCATCAATACGGATGTGAAGCCCGTCGATGACTATTTCGCGGATGGTTCTCCGCTGAAAGCGGCCTATGAGACGGAACTGAACGCGTTCATGGCGGCGCAGACGCCGCCGGTCGGCGATTTCGCAAGCCTGTCGAAAACGCAGGTCGAAGGCTTCATGACGCATATCGAAGGCGTCTTTAAAGGCACGACCACCGTCACGAACCCGCCGCACACCAGCCTGACGGCCGGCCAGAACTACGATTTCTGGACGACCTTCGGTTCGAAAGCGAGCAACACCAACATGACGAGCCGTATCAGCCAGAACGAGATCGTGGAAACGTCCAGCAACAGCAACTCGCAGGGTATGCGCTATTTCGCACTGACCGCGATGACGTCGATGACGTTCCTTGATCCGAAGGTGGACAGCGGCATCCGCGAAATGGTCGCCATGAAGTCGGTGACGAATATCGGCACCGCCATCAATGGTCTGAACCAGCAGCAAAGCCAGCTCGGTCTTTCCGAAAGCCGTGTTTCAAAAGCCAATGATTCGCTGGAGGCCCAGAAGAAGATCATCGAAACACATCTGCTGGATATTGAGGGGATCGATACCTACGAGGCGAAAACCCGTCTCGACCTGCTGCAGCAGCAGATTGAGATAGCATACAGCCTGACGTCGCGTCTGCAAAAAATGAGTCTGGTAAACTACCTCTGA
- the flbT gene encoding flagellar biosynthesis repressor FlbT, with product MKSTLRISLKSGEKIFINGAVLRVDRKVALEFLNDVTFLLENHVLQPDQATTPLRQLYFIAQMILINPEGREQSTNMFRKSVSMLLNCFQHDEILAELKRIDGLVASGKAFEALKAIRGLYTIEEKILSNQEMTPATIEQIRKEIAPWR from the coding sequence ATGAAAAGTACACTTCGAATCTCGCTGAAATCGGGCGAAAAGATTTTCATCAACGGCGCGGTTCTGCGTGTGGATCGCAAGGTGGCGCTGGAATTCCTGAACGATGTCACGTTCCTGCTTGAAAACCACGTTCTGCAGCCCGACCAGGCGACGACGCCGCTCCGGCAGCTTTATTTCATCGCGCAGATGATCCTCATCAACCCGGAAGGGCGCGAGCAATCCACCAACATGTTCCGCAAGTCCGTGAGCATGCTGCTCAATTGCTTCCAGCATGACGAGATTCTGGCGGAACTGAAGCGGATCGACGGGCTGGTTGCCTCCGGCAAGGCTTTCGAAGCGCTGAAGGCCATTCGCGGTCTCTACACGATCGAGGAAAAAATCCTCAGCAATCAGGAAATGACCCCGGCAACGATCGAACAGATTCGTAAGGAGATCGCACCATGGCGGTAG
- the flaF gene encoding flagellar biosynthesis regulator FlaF — MYQFSYAEIMEDGVANAKDRERQALTKSIDLLVEARDSSSQRHSIEALFYTRRVWIRFIEDLKQPDNQLAMELRANLISIAIWILKECELIRKRQSTNFQGIIDVTTIIRDGLK, encoded by the coding sequence ATGTACCAGTTTTCCTACGCCGAAATCATGGAGGATGGTGTCGCCAACGCGAAAGATCGCGAGCGGCAGGCGTTGACAAAATCGATCGACCTTCTGGTGGAGGCAAGGGACTCCTCTTCGCAGCGCCACTCGATCGAAGCACTTTTTTACACTCGACGGGTCTGGATCCGCTTCATTGAGGATCTCAAGCAACCCGACAACCAGCTGGCCATGGAACTGAGAGCCAATCTGATTTCCATCGCGATCTGGATTTTGAAAGAGTGCGAACTGATCCGGAAACGTCAGTCGACGAATTTCCAGGGCATAATTGACGTGACAACCATCATCAGGGATGGACTGAAATGA
- a CDS encoding flagellar biosynthetic protein FliQ: MNEADALDIMQAAVWTVLVAAGPAVLAAMIVGVAIAFIQALTQVQEMTLTFVPKIVTIMIVLGVAAPFVGAQIVLFSNLVFSRIQSGF, from the coding sequence ATGAACGAGGCCGATGCGCTTGATATCATGCAGGCGGCAGTCTGGACTGTTCTCGTCGCGGCCGGTCCGGCGGTTCTGGCCGCCATGATCGTCGGTGTCGCCATCGCCTTCATTCAGGCCCTGACTCAGGTTCAGGAAATGACGCTGACCTTCGTTCCAAAGATTGTGACGATCATGATCGTCCTCGGTGTCGCCGCCCCCTTTGTGGGCGCGCAGATCGTGCTTTTTTCCAACCTCGTCTTTTCCCGTATCCAGTCGGGCTTCTGA
- a CDS encoding rod-binding protein, translating to MAISVISDLVMDVVRAADPQEVQVAQEKLKANKAAFAATSLADAGKGFGAAVDMLDGASSKAGLGDTNIRSARTEIPETYRKYEASVLQTFVANMLPKDSEEVYGKGNAGEIWKSMMAEQFADTISRNGGVGIAEQAYKDALRKAESKGITDVSMNDKDHNAAIRMVAEFERQVLGVSNDKTDEA from the coding sequence GTGGCGATATCGGTTATAAGCGATCTGGTGATGGATGTGGTTCGTGCGGCGGACCCGCAGGAAGTGCAGGTTGCCCAGGAAAAACTGAAGGCAAACAAGGCGGCTTTTGCCGCAACCAGTCTGGCCGATGCCGGCAAGGGCTTTGGTGCTGCCGTCGATATGCTTGACGGTGCCTCCTCGAAGGCCGGCCTTGGCGATACCAATATTCGCTCGGCACGCACCGAGATTCCCGAAACATATCGCAAATATGAAGCCTCGGTTCTCCAGACCTTCGTTGCCAACATGCTGCCGAAAGACAGCGAGGAAGTTTACGGCAAGGGTAATGCCGGCGAAATCTGGAAGAGCATGATGGCGGAACAGTTTGCCGACACTATTTCCAGAAATGGCGGCGTCGGCATTGCGGAGCAGGCTTACAAGGATGCGCTGCGGAAAGCCGAAAGCAAAGGCATTACCGACGTGTCGATGAATGACAAAGACCACAATGCTGCAATTCGGATGGTGGCGGAGTTCGAGCGGCAGGTCCTCGGCGTTTCCAATGATAAAACGGACGAGGCTTGA
- a CDS encoding flagellar basal body-associated FliL family protein: MLKLLLTGVWVCAVTLGAVYFSVQMATAPAPDEAGAKKADLQLVKGESITIPVINDGGVNGYFLSRISLRVDKAKMAKIELPATQLMTDELFTLLAGSSMVNIANISTFDPEAFKQRIREGLNKRLDDEVVEDVLIEQLDYLSKADIREQKGNGSPHSVKLVEGEKAEAGEAAAPSH, encoded by the coding sequence ATGTTGAAGCTTCTTCTCACCGGCGTCTGGGTTTGCGCCGTCACGCTCGGCGCGGTGTATTTCTCCGTCCAGATGGCGACGGCGCCGGCGCCGGATGAGGCGGGGGCAAAAAAGGCTGATCTGCAACTGGTCAAGGGCGAAAGCATCACGATCCCCGTCATCAATGATGGTGGAGTGAACGGCTATTTCCTCAGCCGGATTTCGCTGCGCGTCGACAAGGCCAAGATGGCGAAGATCGAACTGCCGGCAACACAGCTGATGACCGATGAACTGTTCACGCTTCTGGCGGGTTCTTCCATGGTCAACATTGCCAATATCTCCACCTTCGATCCCGAAGCCTTCAAGCAGCGCATCCGCGAAGGGTTGAACAAGAGGCTCGATGACGAGGTCGTCGAGGACGTGCTGATCGAGCAGCTCGATTACCTGTCGAAAGCCGACATCCGCGAGCAGAAGGGCAATGGTTCGCCCCACTCTGTCAAACTCGTCGAGGGCGAGAAAGCCGAAGCAGGAGAGGCTGCGGCACCCAGCCACTGA
- the flgD gene encoding flagellar hook assembly protein FlgD — MAVDAVNSAAANPWANAGASSSDKNAASLNYDSFLKLLIAQMKNQDPTSPMDAGQQMSQLASFSQVEQTIKTNTHLKSMLQAEALTRASDLVGKTVMSADDKVTGVVKEVQVFSDGIVAVTEAGDKVLLQAGVVFSNGPITTKSDETTADSNNSAGS, encoded by the coding sequence ATGGCGGTAGATGCAGTCAACTCGGCAGCCGCTAACCCCTGGGCCAATGCCGGGGCGAGCAGCAGTGACAAGAATGCGGCCTCGCTGAACTATGACAGCTTCCTGAAGCTCCTCATCGCCCAGATGAAGAACCAGGACCCAACCAGCCCGATGGATGCGGGCCAGCAGATGTCGCAGCTGGCAAGCTTCTCGCAGGTCGAGCAGACGATCAAGACCAACACCCACCTGAAGAGCATGCTGCAGGCGGAAGCCCTGACGCGCGCGTCCGATCTTGTCGGCAAGACCGTCATGAGCGCCGATGACAAGGTCACCGGCGTGGTGAAGGAAGTGCAGGTCTTCTCCGACGGCATCGTCGCCGTGACGGAAGCCGGTGATAAAGTGCTGCTACAGGCCGGCGTGGTCTTCTCCAACGGCCCAATCACGACTAAATCTGACGAAACGACGGCTGATTCGAACAACTCGGCCGGTTCCTGA
- the fliR gene encoding flagellar biosynthetic protein FliR — MITDPQGTIIALFLAICRIGACFMTMPGFSSSRISPQIRMLLCVAVSMALLPVLWDTIYPKVSGASQGAVVGLIFSEVLIGAMYGLIARFYTLGFQFTGALIGASIGLSAPGGADPIEDVQENQIANFITFGGLLVLFMMDFHHIVLKALVDSYSATPVGALISGQKMLITLTDTLRASFSIMLRLASPFVIYGLMFNVAVGLINKLAPQIPVFFISTPFVLAGGLFMLYLSVAALIRQFVDGFGPVFIGF, encoded by the coding sequence ATGATAACCGACCCGCAGGGAACAATCATTGCATTGTTCCTTGCCATCTGCCGCATAGGCGCCTGCTTCATGACCATGCCGGGCTTTTCAAGTTCGCGCATCTCGCCGCAGATTCGCATGCTTCTCTGTGTAGCGGTATCCATGGCGCTTCTGCCCGTCCTGTGGGACACCATCTACCCAAAGGTTTCCGGTGCGAGCCAGGGCGCGGTCGTTGGCCTCATCTTCTCCGAGGTTCTCATCGGCGCAATGTATGGGCTGATCGCCCGTTTCTATACGCTCGGTTTCCAGTTCACCGGTGCGCTCATCGGCGCTTCCATCGGCCTCAGTGCGCCCGGCGGTGCCGATCCCATCGAAGACGTGCAGGAAAACCAGATCGCCAATTTCATCACCTTCGGTGGCCTGCTGGTGCTGTTCATGATGGATTTCCACCACATCGTCCTGAAGGCGCTGGTCGATTCCTATAGCGCCACACCGGTCGGTGCGCTCATCAGCGGACAGAAGATGCTGATCACGCTGACGGATACGCTCAGGGCGTCCTTTTCGATCATGCTGCGGCTGGCGAGCCCCTTTGTTATTTACGGCCTGATGTTCAACGTCGCGGTCGGTCTCATCAACAAGCTGGCGCCGCAAATCCCGGTCTTCTTCATATCGACACCCTTCGTTCTGGCGGGTGGTCTTTTCATGCTTTATTTGTCGGTCGCGGCCCTCATCCGGCAATTCGTGGATGGGTTCGGCCCGGTCTTTATCGGCTTTTGA
- a CDS encoding bifunctional methylenetetrahydrofolate dehydrogenase/methenyltetrahydrofolate cyclohydrolase codes for MAVVIDGKAKAASVTEAVRKSAEALEAEKGVKPGLAVVIVGNDPASHAYVNSKSKMAKQCGFNSIQHTLPEETTQAALLKLVGELNTDASIHGILVQLPLPKHFNSDEIIQSILPEKDVDGLSVLNAGKLATGDLATGLISCTPAGAMLLVRGIHGDDLSGLNAVVIGRSNLFGKPMGQLLLNANATVTMAHSRTKDLVTVCKTADILVAAVGRAAMVKGDWVKPGATVIDVGINRIAAPEKGEGKSKLVGDVAFDEASAVAAAITPVPGGVGPMTIAMLMANTVIAAHRALGKTAPKF; via the coding sequence ATGGCAGTTGTGATTGACGGGAAGGCGAAGGCGGCTTCGGTAACGGAGGCGGTCCGCAAATCGGCAGAAGCGCTCGAGGCGGAGAAGGGCGTGAAGCCCGGCCTCGCGGTTGTCATCGTCGGAAATGATCCGGCCAGCCACGCTTACGTGAACTCCAAGAGCAAGATGGCGAAGCAATGCGGTTTCAACTCCATCCAGCACACGCTGCCGGAAGAAACGACGCAGGCGGCACTCTTGAAGCTGGTCGGCGAACTGAACACCGATGCGTCCATCCACGGCATTCTGGTACAACTGCCCCTGCCGAAACATTTCAATTCGGATGAGATCATCCAGTCGATCCTGCCCGAGAAGGATGTCGATGGCCTCAGCGTCCTGAATGCCGGCAAGCTCGCTACCGGCGATCTCGCCACCGGTCTCATTTCCTGCACGCCAGCTGGCGCCATGCTGCTTGTGCGTGGCATTCACGGTGATGACCTTTCCGGCCTCAACGCCGTTGTCATCGGCCGCTCGAACCTGTTCGGCAAGCCCATGGGCCAGCTCCTGCTGAACGCCAACGCCACGGTGACCATGGCGCATTCGCGCACCAAAGATCTTGTCACCGTCTGCAAGACGGCCGATATTCTCGTGGCTGCGGTCGGGCGCGCGGCGATGGTGAAGGGCGACTGGGTAAAGCCCGGCGCAACCGTCATCGATGTCGGCATCAACCGCATTGCCGCACCGGAAAAGGGCGAAGGCAAATCGAAACTGGTGGGCGATGTCGCCTTTGACGAGGCAAGCGCTGTTGCCGCCGCCATCACGCCGGTGCCTGGCGGTGTCGGCCCGATGACGATCGCCATGCTGATGGCCAACACCGTCATCGCTGCCCATCGTGCGCTCGGCAAGACCGCGCCGAAGTTCTGA
- a CDS encoding GumC family protein — MVDDNPDMIAIRPEGDDVSAPVSQWRRHCLRLLTAGCVAAATFAGAAIPLLLIDSGFRGYVSQARIEVTQTGYDAPDASRFLAMARRTLLSPSGLERVTADLKLKPADMIGVRNQGELGLLVDLLTGAHARVVSPREALNGAVGEAIRLELTPDENMLVVTAKAATPDMAMRLTDYLSMRVMADGKAGTMTPAMREMERARKKLDEAEAALNGFQMRHGDAVMTEAQQLEQQLRDVNDSLARATRQQQSLQADLASALALKPNDVYSKPLPAGAAFSALEDVRQKQASASMALAGVSVDYGPKHPRRIAAQNAVDAAQALAAPALRQLLDGLRADEKRLNQEIATATGEQKAYLDRLNALGVAPGEFSRLQSELETARNTYLEASERRDLTASATPALETRLAKKAAPGELSRDLTQAAMLAGGGALLGLLGSLYLLSYRRHDEEEEAVSAAETGKEPAPSVAAPQFSEFEQIEPAVFDDLQPVAAETTVEAEEDSFADYYGGAANDADDMPLDERVRQVLMGNRTVRTVDPASSGLPPLLAEALAGRFDHAQAEAEELMELRRELAFLRERLADYADHREDYRKTA; from the coding sequence ATGGTTGATGACAATCCGGATATGATCGCGATCCGCCCCGAGGGGGATGATGTCTCTGCGCCCGTGTCGCAGTGGCGCAGGCATTGTCTGCGGTTGCTGACGGCAGGCTGCGTCGCGGCGGCAACGTTCGCCGGCGCTGCTATTCCGCTGCTGCTCATCGATTCCGGTTTTCGCGGTTATGTGTCGCAGGCCCGGATCGAGGTTACCCAGACTGGATACGACGCCCCGGATGCGTCCCGTTTTCTGGCAATGGCGCGGCGGACCCTGCTTTCGCCCTCCGGGCTTGAGCGGGTAACCGCCGATCTGAAGCTGAAACCCGCCGATATGATCGGCGTTCGTAATCAGGGCGAGCTTGGCCTGCTTGTTGATCTCCTGACGGGTGCGCATGCGCGCGTGGTCTCCCCGCGTGAGGCGCTGAATGGCGCCGTGGGCGAAGCGATCCGGCTGGAACTGACCCCCGATGAAAATATGCTTGTTGTGACCGCCAAGGCTGCGACGCCTGACATGGCTATGCGGCTGACGGATTATCTTTCGATGCGCGTGATGGCGGATGGCAAGGCCGGTACCATGACACCGGCGATGCGAGAGATGGAAAGAGCACGGAAAAAGCTGGACGAGGCGGAAGCGGCTCTAAACGGTTTCCAGATGCGCCATGGCGACGCCGTCATGACCGAGGCGCAGCAGCTCGAACAGCAATTGCGTGACGTCAACGACAGTCTGGCGCGCGCCACCCGGCAACAGCAATCCCTCCAGGCCGATCTGGCGTCAGCTTTGGCCCTGAAGCCGAATGACGTGTATTCCAAACCGCTGCCAGCTGGCGCGGCGTTTTCGGCACTTGAGGATGTCAGGCAAAAACAGGCGAGTGCCAGCATGGCGCTTGCCGGTGTTTCCGTGGATTACGGCCCGAAACACCCCCGCCGCATCGCCGCCCAGAACGCCGTTGATGCCGCGCAGGCACTTGCCGCCCCGGCACTGCGCCAGTTGCTCGACGGGCTGCGGGCGGATGAAAAGCGCCTCAATCAGGAGATCGCCACCGCCACGGGCGAGCAGAAGGCATATCTCGACCGCCTGAATGCCCTCGGCGTCGCGCCCGGTGAATTCTCGAGATTGCAGAGTGAGCTGGAAACGGCGCGAAATACCTATCTGGAGGCAAGCGAACGCCGCGACCTGACCGCCTCGGCAACGCCTGCCCTCGAAACCCGCCTGGCGAAGAAGGCCGCACCGGGCGAATTGTCCCGCGACCTGACCCAGGCCGCCATGCTGGCGGGCGGCGGCGCGTTGCTCGGCCTGCTGGGCAGCCTTTATCTGCTCAGCTATCGCCGTCATGACGAGGAGGAGGAGGCTGTTTCGGCCGCCGAAACCGGCAAGGAACCGGCACCCTCCGTCGCAGCGCCACAATTTTCCGAATTCGAACAGATCGAACCGGCCGTATTTGACGACCTGCAGCCTGTCGCTGCGGAAACGACTGTCGAGGCGGAGGAGGACAGCTTCGCCGACTATTACGGCGGAGCCGCCAATGATGCCGACGATATGCCGCTGGACGAACGCGTGCGGCAGGTGCTGATGGGCAATCGCACCGTCAGAACGGTCGACCCCGCATCATCAGGGCTGCCGCCGCTGCTGGCCGAAGCCCTTGCGGGACGCTTCGATCATGCGCAGGCCGAAGCCGAGGAGCTGATGGAATTGCGACGGGAATTGGCGTTCCTGAGAGAGCGTCTCGCCGATTACGCGGATCACCGGGAAGACTACCGCAAAACAGCCTGA
- a CDS encoding WecB/TagA/CpsF family glycosyltransferase, producing MNFASGVTRRGLQRNIHGLRVCDLDWNGALELVSGKASACEGHTMLSFLTIEKTKLSLKDNAYRQILESCLLLPQGKGMKAAARAEHGEPLPATIDGVAFTMALLTYMAVPKRIGVAGDDAAQIGEVLARLRAHAPWHDFVMLNRDAAGVKVDVLLAGMLKENQETWLHRSVSREDARVTIAVGPLFKVLSSEVAGMPDIFRKLHMSWLYSLCAEPWHIALGKS from the coding sequence ATGAATTTCGCGTCAGGTGTTACGCGCCGGGGATTGCAACGGAATATCCACGGGCTGCGCGTCTGTGATCTCGACTGGAATGGCGCGCTGGAACTGGTCAGCGGCAAGGCTTCGGCCTGTGAAGGGCACACGATGCTCTCCTTCCTGACCATCGAGAAGACAAAGTTGTCACTCAAGGATAATGCCTATCGGCAAATTCTGGAAAGCTGCCTGCTTCTGCCGCAGGGCAAGGGCATGAAAGCCGCCGCGCGGGCCGAACATGGCGAGCCTCTGCCCGCCACCATCGATGGCGTTGCCTTCACCATGGCGCTTCTGACCTACATGGCTGTGCCGAAACGCATCGGCGTGGCGGGCGACGATGCGGCGCAGATCGGTGAAGTGCTTGCCCGGCTGCGTGCCCATGCGCCATGGCACGACTTCGTCATGCTGAACCGGGACGCGGCCGGCGTGAAGGTGGATGTGCTCCTGGCAGGAATGCTCAAGGAAAATCAGGAGACATGGCTGCACCGCAGCGTCAGCCGTGAGGATGCGCGTGTCACCATTGCAGTCGGGCCCCTGTTCAAGGTCCTGTCCTCAGAAGTGGCGGGTATGCCGGACATTTTCCGCAAGCTGCATATGAGCTGGCTCTACAGCCTTTGTGCCGAACCCTGGCACATCGCGCTCGGCAAGAGCTGA